AGGTTACAGTACGCCCAGCAACACTAGACTGTAAGACCTGGCAAATATACAATAGTATATTTCACGTGTTTAAATATCTTAACAATATCAAACTATTTTAAACTTTCATCAATAGCTTTGTCCATACATCAGCTGGCAGCTCAAGGTGAAGTTTTACAAGTGGCTGCACATTTGAGTAAAGGTGAGAGCAAAATACCCTCACAATAACAGCGGGGattttttaaaagtcaatatAAAACTGTGATATTTTCTGTTGAACTTAAACCATGTTTACCTTGCAGACAGTTCACTCCTCAGTGGACAGGATGAACGAGGATTTACTCCTCTCATGTGGGCAGCAGCGTTTGGAGAGAAAGCAGTGGTCGACTTTCTCCTGGAAAAGGTGAAACCACACATACAGGAACTTTGATAGTGGCCTCATCCACTCAaaagacagcagacacacttAACGGAATAACTCCCGATAACTGAAAAAATGCCAAGTTAGACAGAAATCTATTGCCTGGGTTGTCAAGTAGTCCCTGCTCTGATATTATATCACAAAGCTCATGACACCCTGGCTGGTCGACTGTGGCCTTGACTTCCTAGATTTATTCCTCTCTACTttcttccatccatctctgTTGTCCACAGATTGcattccatttatttttcaggCATGATCTCCAGTCAAAACAAGCTCATACCCACCACATATGTTTACCGTCATGTAATTTATAAATGAGCCATAGTCATCATTACAACAAGTTGAAGAGTGTCATTGTTGCTTATTTGATTCTAGGGTGCTGACCCCAACACTATTgcaagagagcgagagagcgctCTGACCCTGGCCAGCTCTGGAGGTTATGTGGACATTGTGGTGTCTCTACTGAAACATGGAGTTGACATCAACACTTATGACTGGGTACAATACTGTAAAATGACTTACCACAactcttaagaaaaaaaaaagaaaaataaatcagatttcaaatacatttacattttttattaaatttatcTGTCCTTATAATCTGTactctgtcttgtttttttttcagaatggtGGTACTCCTCTTCTCTATGCTGTGCGAGGGAACCATATCAAATGTGTAGAGGCACTACTTGGTATGTCTACAAATAATGATAAATTCTGTCAAAATCTGTATGAATTCTTGTAATAATCTCAATTACTGTGCTTTCTTTTAGCCAaaggagcagacatgactattgAGTCCGATTCTGGCTACAGTCCAATGGCCTTAGCTGTGGCTCTGGGTCACAAAAaaagtatgcttttttttttttttaaatggttctAAGTCACCTCATACtaaatgggaagaaaaaacatatatatgaaaaaaaaaaatcctcaactGACCAGcctggattttattttaaatttaaatgggTAAGGTCGATGCAATCAATGTGCAAATTTTAACTCAGACATATTTGAGTTAGCTTTGGTTCCTGAGATGTGGATGTTTGAACAGTTggcctttttttaaagaaaaatgtgctgcacaataatacattttattatacAAAGGCAATCAAAAGCCTAGACATCACTGTCCAGCACAGCTTCCTCCAGCTACTTGTGGTCGGGACGGGCATATCAGTTGAAGTCAGATAAAATCTCCTCAGCAGATGCTTGGTACTTACAAAGGATGTCCACTTACACTGACACACCTAGATGATACCTTAATAAAATGTCTGAGCCACCTGAACTGCTTTCTTTAAATTGAGAACAGTAGTGGCTTTACCTTTATTCTCTCCCGGATTTGCATCCCTCATAATTTAACTCTTTTTGACAAACTTCCTTCACTTCTGAACTCCAATAACACAAGAGGCACatgtaaaaatgtcaaacatcTGATGTGATTTTGTTGAAAGGtacatttgttttctgtggaaaatattttttcctttttgttgagAAAGTGGCATGGAAGTTGAATCAAGTTCAAATCTTTATGGAACCTTTACCACTCCTGGATATATTCAACATGGTCAACTCACACATCTCAGTGTGATTAAGCCATTTTTTTCATGGTTGGAGACCTCAATTAGGTAATAGAAATCCTGAAAATTTAAAGCAGTATTGTTGTTTATGTTCAGCAGATCAACAGTGATTTTAAGGCCACCACATTTAGCGCCCGCCTGCCCTGATTTTACTAAAATGTCTTGTAAATACAAAGAGGATCAAACATGAATCTGATGCTCATGTCACAAAATAATTTCTAAAATTGTTTATGGAAATCTGTGTAAACTGTCATGCTTATCTAacattttttcttctctcttttgtAGTTCAGAAAGTCTTGGAGGATCATATCCTGAAACTCTACAAGCGGCCAACAtgacagtaataaaaacaactaCAAAGGACATTTTGATACAGGCTGATCTGAAATCCATGACCAGTTATGATCTTGTGAGATGACGAATACATCTTTCACGACTGATATGACCATATGGCGACATTCCCCAAGCAGACTGCatagttcatttttatttcatttatacaCATTGCATTGTGCAAAAATGTACAGAAAACAAGTACAATTTAACGGTTGTGCATCAGAAATGCTtgtctgaagagcagcagaggaatgaCAGTGTACAAGTTGTaatgaaattgtatttttctactgGAATGGCACTTTGACCAAAAGGCACAACACATGTAAGGATGTTTGGTTTACAAGTGCTCTTGTAATCACTGCAAGCCGAataaatttacagtaaaaactTGCAACGTGCGTTTGAACAAAGAAGGTTGCTTGTGAGCAATTTTACCAAAAAAGGCCACGTTCACATCAGTTTTTGAGGTGGCATTACAGATGAAGTTTCCCAAGTGCCACTACAGCATCACGTATCCTGTATTTCACTCAGTGgccacttcctccctcctgagagaataaaaaagatGGTCATGTGGCTGTTTCCCCCAGGATGTCCAAGGAATAAACAATAATTCTCCCAAAAAAGTCAACACTATTctcaaacattattttaattttgtccaCAGCAGGGGCCTCCTGGATGGGAAAGCTGTGGGTGTGGAGTTAAGAACAAGATAAGCGGAGTAATAATGTAAAGCATGCCTAAGAAAATATTGTCTGATACTTTTTATGAACCATGTTGTAAGAAACACATATTCGTGTGGTGACAGGGACCACTGGTGGGCTGTATGTAACTTATTTGGGCAGAAATGCATTTTGACAGTAAACGATTACAAAATTGATATTAAGTCATAATGTAAATAAATTTTCTATTGAACAccacaaaaaaagtaataatatgAGTAAGAATTAACTGTGAggatttgatttaaaaaaaaaagctattcaGAAAAATAGTTTCTACAACTGCAGACGAATTTTTAACCCATCATTAATTTAGCAATAATCCAGACAAGTTTGTGCCCCAGAATTCCCAAATCTATACCTGTTCATTATATACACTGAGTTTGAAGGATATCTGGAGTGAGTTGTTGTCCTCTGGGTAAAAGTTGCTGAGCACTCTCAGGTCTCCGTCCTTTGGACAGCCTGCATAAAGCACAAGTGGAAATGGTTTACATTCACTTGGAgtaaccacaaaaacaaacactaaaagcAGGCGGCAGAGAATAACTTAAACAAACTGCCCTGCGAGCTTTACCTTCTATTCTGCAGGCTTTAGCTGAGAATCCTCCCTGGAATTGGACCTGTAACTCAGACACTCTGACCGATTTGGGGAAATCCAAGGACACCCACTGGCACTcgccctgacacacacacacacacacacacacacacacgcagttcaGATCAAGATTAACACAGTAGTTTACACAGGGTGTGACTTGTGGAACAAAAGAATTGGATATTGGAGGTTGATCACGATATTAATATAAATACAGTTTATTTTGAATGAGATGAATCTTCAGGTCGCAAACAAATCTGCAGGTGTTCTAATGTAGAAACATGTGGCTTATTTCTGAGAAGTGGTAGGCCATCTATACTGTAGTAAACCCCCTCGCATATTTACTGTGTCAATGTAACAGGGccatttatttatatcaatTAAGCAAGCAACCATAGGTCACTTTTCAAACCGGAAAATGCAGCGCAAagtgttttacattttaaaaacagaggCCCGTCCTGCCTAAAATGTTACAAGTAAAACAACATTAGTAAAATTAAGAGAacatcaattaaattaaatcaaacagATTAAAAAGCATTGTCCTGAGCCTGTTCTTTTAATCGGCTGACCTTTCTTTGACCAAATTCACTCAATAAGTTTCTTTGATTCCTGAATGCCTCATTGATTCAGAATCAATTAGATTTTCCAAACATGTTATGACTGACTACTAgaatttgtattatttttgaCCAATTGGAACGAAAACGTGAATATGCCaaagaatacatttttttccccctggaaaataacccccccccccccccccccccccccccccccccccccccccacccaaaaaaaaaaagaacagtattTCAAGTATTGGTAAAGGATGTTCATGAAGTTATGTATTTTAAGATGCCTAAATTTTTCCTGGGAAagttttacagtaacttctgaGTTGTTCCATAGCTGCTTATGTGCCCAGTTGCTGAAATagtaaagagaaaaagaaagtgtcATACATTTGACTCAAAAGTACTAAAACCAAAATATCAATACTTCCTAAACcatatgtgtttgtttttgaactgGTTTTAATGCAAAGGTCTTGACATTTACACTACAGATACTACCTTTAGACAGACATATATTTTTAACCAAATTTAAAAATCTATTGCACTAGTCCTGCAGGTTGGCATAATTACTTCCACCTAGTTCCTTGTGATTAATGATGTTAATGGAGCTGTATAAATGTGCCCCACATGCTGGAGCTCAATATCATTATCAGATGAGGGATGACCACAAACAGTCATTTTAGGAGCTgagaagaataagaaaaaatacTGATTGTATCGTGTAGTGATTTAAATAGCTATAATTTCACAGACAATGCCAATTTTCTCTTACAACATGAGGTAACGTTTACACAGATTGCTAGTGGATTCGTTTAGATATAGGTGATACTGATAAATAAATCCTCAATCTATTGTGTGTAATAATACTGTTTTAAAAATGGAGGCTTTGCAGctcttttctttcattgaaATTACACAAATGGAATCACTAGTCAGTTACaacttctgaaaacaaaaaaacaaaaaacaaaaccatacTTTGACTGATGGAGAACAGTAACTTATCAAAGCCATGTAACGTAATTACCTCTGAACGCCGCCCACAACCACACCaattttttttaggttttcagagagaaatacatctgctgcttcatctcttaaaaaaaacttaccAGGTTGATACCtgctttttcacaaaatgaactCAGCTCAGCCCCACACTGCTTTCTATTGAACATCTTTAAATTCAGTGTTCAGTTACAGAGTCAGGAGCATATCATGAATGCTGGGTGTGTTGGTTTTCTGTTACAGTAATGCACCCACTGTTAAAGAATTTACCAAGTCGAAACAATTTTAACCCaaaattttaaccaaaaaaaaagtgagtgatCGGGTTAGTCATATTTGACTGTTATTTTCAACACAACTGTATCTTAAAAATGAGCAGACCTTATAGACCAAGCACCTTATTGCAGTCCTATTTATTCCTTGGCCACTCTCATAAGAAATCATACCCACCTAGAGTACAGATTATGATTAATTACATAGATGGTCCCTCACACCTTCTGAATGTTTtggaaagtaaaatgaccagaaaTCACCGTTTACATAACTTCTGGGGTTCAGGAAGCCTCCAGACTGTCACCGCGATCACCTGTGTACTGTTTAAAAAGGCATGCTTTGCATTTAAAGACCAGTGAGTGTAAACAATGGGACTGATGCAGTTCTGACCTGGTCTGAGTTCCAGCAGGTCTCTTCATTGCTGTCGAACATGAACTTCTTCCCAAACTGCTTCACGTCTCTGTTCAGGACCGAGCTCACTCTGAGCAGACAGGCACGTTAGTCAGTCACATATGTCTTCGTGGATAAAGGTCACTCATTCAAAGCTATAATTTACTCATTTACCTGCTCTGTGTCTCACTGCAAATCAATGAAGACGCCATGCTGTACAGTGCTGCGGTCACGTGACACTCCCTCCAGCAGTGACGTCGTCGGACGCTCGCGCAGCCACTAGGTGGCGGTAACGGCCTGTTGGAGACTGAAAGAGAGGGTCGCGAGACTGAGGGGGTCCTGAAGCTGTTTCCCCACATCATCTCAGCACCCAAAGCTCACGATTATAAGACTGAGATCTTGAAgcgaccggggggggggggcctgcaCGTGGACAGAGACTTAATCATTTGCCCCAGAAAGTGTCGCTGTGGCTCCTCAGCCGGAAAGGTCAGGGGTCGGTTAGGAAACTTAGTCCACAATCAGGAAATCAGATTCTTTTAAAGGAGGAATCGACCAGAAAGCAATTACAAACCACAAGTGAAGCACCCGGGAAGAAAAACCTACACAGCCACGGACATCATGTGCGTATTAAGattattttatatttgtgttttataacctgtgtgtgtgtgtgagcgtgcgtgcgtgcgtgtgcttGTATTTGGCACATGGTTCGTTGCAGATGGAGAACTCCTGCTGAGGTTTTGTCACAGTGCCCCCCCTCCCACTGTAGATAATCAATAGGTCTGAAATACAAAACCTGATGAAACCCAGCTTCTGTGAAAATTGCACAGGGGGTTGGGGACGGTGACTGTATTATAGGATGTACTCATTTACCACCACCCTCACTCACAGTTTGACTTTGTGAGCATAGCGTTACAGTTGCTTTGTAGTCTGCCTTCTTCACATATCCttgtgagaaaaaaacccccaaacaaACCTGAATTTAAACCACCATTCaaagctgctttaatgttttcatggtaaaaaatagatgtttttgTTGGCAGGAACCAAAGGTTTGTGATGAACTCCACTTTATGATATGCCTATGATTTGTTCAGGAAGGTAATGTTCACAGTTGAACGACAGTTTGGGAGATTTTAACATCAAAATGTGCCTGCCAGATGTTTAATAAATAGCTAACAGTTTATAACTAAAGAAACTTCATCACAGATGTACAAATTGAGAGCTAGCACAGCAGAACCTCCAAGAGCTTctaaagtgttttgttttcatgtgactTTGAAAATACTGTCAGCTCCTGGATAAGATGGACAACATTTTCAGACAATAATTTGAGAGCATAAACATGCTAAGGCAGTAAACATGGGACAGTTTATGTTTTTGTAGTATCATTAATGTAGCTGTTAACAAGAATCCACTTTTAAGAAATAACGCTTGAAAACTCACGAGTGGGGTATTTTTGAATTGAGTAATTTTGTACAATGAAACATGACAATCTGGCAAGCATGTGGTAACTTCTAAGCTGTGTAGTGGATCAAACCAAAAGTGTtttagagagaaaagaaaaaaaaaaacatactgcAGTTGGGAAACTATGAGGTTTGTCATTTCATGGCATCTGAGGCACATCTGAAAAAAATTTTCACACAGGCCATCCTCGATTTGCATTAGATTTTCTCTATCAGTATTGTCCTAAATACCCTTTTAAACCGTCTCTTCGAATTATGCAATTAAATATGACTTTAAAGCAGTGTTTTCCAATCCTGGTTCAGCTTGATGACAGACAGATCAATTGAATCAGGTGTTTTGGAAGAAGGAAATACTAAAACATGTTGGACAGGGGGGCTGAGGACTGGAATTGAGAGACACGAGACACTGCTTTAAAGAACGAGGGCTGTCCATGTCCAACAAATCAGTGCTTATTAACGTGCAACAATAGatctttaaatgtttaatagggtattttttttcacctcataAAATTCATTTCAAGATATGGCTTGACCAAAAttgtatataaaataaaatacttcatACTTCATAGCtctatattttcacattaaacTGCAGCAGATTCTGAAAGTCATTCTGAAAACACCTGaagttatcacacacacacacacacacacacacacacacacacacacacacgcacacacatagcCTTTCTCCATGGACCCTGCAGACTACCTCGAAGAAAGTTTTTGTATATACTATATATTTCTATTTATCCCTGTAAAAACTCTGTAGTTCTGAGAATAAGAAATGTTTCAAAGGTGCACATTCTTCAAAGAACCGTCGTAACTGTGATGTATgtcttttgagttttttttttttaaagctaataATCACAAGTCATGCCTCAAAAATTAATTTGCCAGATGCTCATACATTTTGCCTGTCAAAACAAATTTTCTGGCCTGCAGCTGTTTTGGACACCCACCTGGACAACTGTCCCAAAAGGGCCTTTCATGGGTGAGTGGTGAACTGGCGTATTCTGGACCCATAAACTGAAGCCCATGTGGGCTGCTAATAATGCCAAGGTGGGATGTACCTGGACCAATTGTCCAAAAAGCCCACAGGAgtctttaaataaatacatattgaCTGTGAGGTTGCAAAGCAACCTGCCAGGACCTGAGAAACTGGTGCTTTGAAAGCTTAAACTCACACGAACCCACATCTTGTCATTTTTACGCCTCATATTGTATggattaaagtaaaaaaaaaaaacccctgtgaGCAGGAGAACTGCTGGCAGAAGTGtttgttctaacctgttctcaCCACCAAACAAACCTGCTCCCATGTTTCCATTAGGCTCAGCTAAAGTAGGTGACTGCAGGTTGTTCAAATTTAATGGGCATATGGGAGCATGATATCAATCTCATCATCCAACACCCTGCATCAAAGCATTTAAGTATTTTCCTCACTGCAGCTTCTTTTCAGATTTTGGACAGAATGTGGACCGTTTATTGATATGCTTGCTGTTTTGACTGTAGTTACTTCTGTTGTTCTGTCTAAAATCTCGTTGAGTTTACATTTTCACTCTGAGTTTTTCTGGTCAGTTTTTTTCCACGAATGCAACAAAAAATTTCTGGCCTTTGTTGCACGCCCAGCCGAGAGGATTATCTTCACCTCTTGTCACTGATAAAACATAAGACCTTTTCTTATGTCCCTCAGCCATCGCCGCTGCTTCTTCCCCACAGTGGCTGTTACTCTGAGTTTTTGTCGCCTCTGTTTCTGGGTTATGCCCCACGGGGCAGGATTAGTGGTTAACAAACTAACTTTGGGCTTAACCCTGGCTGGCACCGTGGTCCCAGCACAGCTAGTCACTTTTCACTCAGTGCACATCACCATGGTTACTTCTGCAGGCTATCAGATCCAAGTATATAAAAGTCGGAGTCCTCGCccaaaaacactcacaaatgGTGGCATTGCTATTTTTAGACCTTTCAGTCAAAGAGGgcacaatgttgttttttttttttgtttttttttaatgatttatgaTGCACCTCTTTATGTATTCCTGATACAACTAAAATCAGTTTCATCTGTGCATTTACTGGCAaaccatctgtttttttttttttttaggatttatATGAATATGCAATGAAAATGAGCAGCATGTCTATATACAAAGGACAGAAAAGTTTGTAAAGCATGTCTGTTTCAGGGTGTTTAAATGTATTGCTCCAGTGGAATGCTATTATATTTTCTTTGATATGTGCATATCTCCATTTGACAGCCTCCGTTGAGGCAAACCCCTTAaattcctgcatgtttttttctggttgCCCTCAAGGGGTTCCTGAACCGATGGCTGAATTGCTGGTTGATGATGTAGGTTTGCCCAGAATGGTTTTGCAGTTACTTTGGTGTGCAGAAAGGCAACAAAAGTACCACAGTACAGGCTTGAAGCAGCTGAGTGACACCAAGAGGTTGTAGAtgccagaaaaagaaagaaaaaatccaaACCCAAACATGACTGCACTCAACTTCAGTGAAAAATGAACCTGCTGTGCCTGGATGATGAAGTGGAGGCAGTTTTCTTGTCGTTTGTTTACTTATTGGAAATGATAAACATTTGGGCTTCACTATCTGCAGTTTGCCCCGAGCAATCTCCTCTAGGTTTGGCAACATAATCAGAATAA
The window above is part of the Salarias fasciatus chromosome 23, fSalaFa1.1, whole genome shotgun sequence genome. Proteins encoded here:
- the rfxank gene encoding DNA-binding protein RFXANK — encoded protein: MESRGDSEVADGQHVGARVCASESRDERSHENMDLVEDDLFKHSTTLTNKQRGNEVTVRPATLDSLSIHQLAAQGEVLQVAAHLSKDSSLLSGQDERGFTPLMWAAAFGEKAVVDFLLEKGADPNTIARERESALTLASSGGYVDIVVSLLKHGVDINTYDWNGGTPLLYAVRGNHIKCVEALLAKGADMTIESDSGYSPMALAVALGHKKIQKVLEDHILKLYKRPT
- the nr2c2ap gene encoding nuclear receptor 2C2-associated protein, whose protein sequence is MASSLICSETQSRVSSVLNRDVKQFGKKFMFDSNEETCWNSDQGECQWVSLDFPKSVRVSELQVQFQGGFSAKACRIEGCPKDGDLRVLSNFYPEDNNSLQSFPIQEAPAVDKIKIMFENSVDFFGRIIVYSLDILGETAT